One Orrella dioscoreae genomic window carries:
- the rplB gene encoding 50S ribosomal protein L2: MALVKVKPTSAGRRGMVKVVAPNLHKGAPHAALLEKKTRGSGRNNNGHITVRHRGGGHKQHYRVVDFRRDKDGIPAKVERLEYDPNRTAHIALLCYADGERRYIIAPRGLEVGATLMSGIEAPIRSGNTLPIRNIPVGSTIHCIEMIPGKGAQMARSAGASAVLLAREGIYAQVRLRSGEVRRVHIECRATIGEVGNEEHSLRQIGKAGAMRWRGVRPTVRGVAMNPVDHPHGGGEGRTGEAREPVSPWGTPSKGYKTRRNKRTNNMIVQRRKRK; encoded by the coding sequence ATGGCACTGGTCAAAGTCAAGCCCACCTCGGCCGGCCGTCGTGGCATGGTCAAGGTCGTTGCGCCCAATCTGCACAAGGGTGCACCTCACGCCGCGCTGCTCGAAAAGAAGACGCGTGGTTCGGGCCGTAACAACAACGGTCACATCACTGTTCGCCATCGTGGCGGCGGTCACAAGCAGCACTACCGTGTCGTCGACTTCCGTCGCGACAAGGACGGCATCCCGGCCAAGGTCGAACGTCTGGAATACGACCCCAACCGCACCGCCCACATCGCGCTGCTGTGCTACGCCGACGGCGAGCGCCGCTACATCATCGCTCCCCGTGGCCTCGAAGTCGGCGCCACGCTGATGTCGGGTATCGAAGCGCCGATCCGCTCGGGTAACACCCTGCCGATCCGCAACATCCCGGTCGGTAGCACCATCCACTGCATCGAGATGATCCCCGGCAAGGGTGCTCAGATGGCCCGTTCGGCCGGCGCTTCCGCCGTCCTGCTGGCTCGCGAAGGCATCTACGCTCAGGTCCGTCTGCGCTCGGGTGAAGTGCGCCGCGTGCACATCGAGTGCCGCGCCACCATCGGTGAAGTCGGCAATGAAGAACACAGCCTGCGCCAGATCGGCAAGGCCGGTGCAATGCGTTGGCGCGGTGTGCGTCCGACGGTTCGTGGCGTGGCCATGAACCCGGTGGATCACCCGCACGGTGGTGGTGAAGGCCGCACCGGTGAAGCTCGCGAGCCGGTCAGCCCGTGGGGTACTCCGTCGAAGGGTTACAAGACCCGTCGCAACAAGCGGACGAACAATATGATCGTCCAACGGCGCAAGCGCAAGTAA
- the rplW gene encoding 50S ribosomal protein L23 produces the protein MSADRLLQVILAPIVTEKATFVADKHQQIAFRVVADATKPEIKAAVELLFKVQVESVQVLNRKGKAKRFGRFTGRRRNERKAYVSLVEGQEIDFAEVK, from the coding sequence ATGAGCGCTGATCGTCTGCTCCAAGTCATTCTGGCTCCGATCGTGACCGAAAAGGCCACCTTCGTCGCCGACAAGCACCAGCAGATTGCCTTCCGTGTCGTGGCCGATGCCACCAAGCCGGAAATCAAGGCTGCTGTCGAATTGCTCTTCAAGGTGCAAGTCGAGTCCGTCCAGGTCCTGAACCGCAAGGGCAAGGCCAAGCGCTTCGGCCGTTTCACCGGTCGTCGCCGCAACGAGCGCAAGGCATACGTCTCGCTCGTCGAAGGCCAGGAAATCGACTTCGCGGAGGTGAAGTAA
- the rplD gene encoding 50S ribosomal protein L4, producing MDLKLLNDQGQSDATFSAPDTVFGRDFNEALVHQIVVAYQANARSGNRAQKDRAEVKHSTKKPWRQKGTGRARAGMTSSPLWRGGGRTFPNSPEENFSQKVNKKMYRAGLRSILSQLAREGRISVVDSFSLESPKTKVAAEKLKTLGLDSVLIITDAVDENVYLATRNLAHVAVVEPRYADPLSLIHYKKVLITKPAIAQFEEMLG from the coding sequence ATGGATCTCAAGCTCCTGAACGACCAAGGTCAGTCCGACGCGACTTTCAGCGCGCCCGACACCGTGTTCGGCCGTGACTTCAACGAAGCCCTGGTTCACCAGATCGTGGTGGCTTATCAAGCCAACGCCCGCAGCGGCAACCGCGCTCAGAAGGACCGTGCCGAAGTCAAGCACTCCACCAAGAAGCCCTGGCGCCAGAAGGGTACCGGCCGCGCTCGCGCCGGTATGACCTCGTCGCCGCTGTGGCGTGGGGGTGGTCGCACGTTCCCGAACTCGCCTGAAGAGAACTTCAGCCAGAAGGTCAACAAGAAGATGTACCGCGCAGGCCTGCGTTCGATCCTGTCGCAGCTGGCCCGCGAAGGCCGCATCTCGGTCGTTGATTCGTTCTCGCTGGAATCGCCCAAGACCAAGGTTGCCGCTGAAAAGCTGAAGACGCTGGGTCTGGATTCGGTGCTGATCATTACCGATGCCGTGGACGAAAACGTCTACCTGGCCACCCGCAACCTGGCGCACGTCGCCGTGGTTGAACCGCGTTACGCCGATCCGCTGTCGCTGATCCACTACAAGAAGGTGCTGATCACCAAGCCGGCTATCGCCCAATTCGAGGAGATGCTGGGATGA
- the rplC gene encoding 50S ribosomal protein L3, with translation MSNPTPTPAAFRLGLVGRKVGMTRIFTEDGESIPVTVLDVSNNRVAQVKSLETDGYAAVQLAYGTRRASRVAKPQTGHYAKAGVEAGSILKEFRLDPTRAAEFTPGAVVAVESVFEAGQQVDVTGTTIGKGFAGTIKRHHFGSQRASHGNSRSHRVPGSIGQAQDPGRIFPGKRMAGHLGDVTRTVQNLDVVRVDVERGLLLVKGAVPGHAGSDIIVRPAIKAPAKKGA, from the coding sequence ATGTCGAATCCGACACCCACGCCTGCCGCATTCCGGCTCGGGCTGGTGGGCCGCAAGGTCGGCATGACCCGCATTTTCACGGAAGATGGTGAATCCATCCCCGTGACCGTGCTGGACGTGTCCAACAACCGCGTCGCCCAAGTCAAGTCTCTCGAGACCGACGGCTATGCCGCCGTCCAGCTGGCTTACGGTACCCGCCGCGCTTCGCGCGTCGCCAAGCCGCAAACCGGTCACTACGCCAAGGCTGGCGTTGAAGCCGGCAGCATCCTCAAGGAATTCCGCCTCGATCCCACCCGCGCCGCCGAGTTCACGCCCGGTGCCGTGGTTGCCGTGGAAAGCGTGTTCGAAGCCGGCCAACAGGTCGACGTGACGGGCACCACCATCGGTAAGGGCTTCGCTGGCACCATCAAGCGTCACCACTTCGGTTCGCAGCGCGCGTCGCACGGTAACTCCCGTTCGCACCGCGTGCCCGGCTCGATCGGTCAGGCGCAAGATCCCGGCCGCATCTTCCCCGGCAAGCGCATGGCGGGTCACCTCGGTGACGTCACGCGTACCGTGCAGAACCTGGACGTCGTCCGCGTGGACGTCGAACGCGGCCTGCTGCTGGTCAAGGGCGCCGTCCCCGGCCATGCTGGCTCCGACATCATCGTGCGCCCCGCCATCAAGGCGCCGGCCAAGAAGGGAGCGTAA
- a CDS encoding helix-turn-helix transcriptional regulator: MSHASLLPRRYDAPRQAHEWWRATLPTVPSTVHWEAVLVGVERVAPDVSLVRIDGTPAQDLYIPSPGTALLGLQICLQGAFEVRLGALPPRRVHAGQAYLFQYFEPADGLWCLPAGSPLRMVDIRLAPDALTRWGRSDLAHKLHTVFGQGERTEAAAACLPAGPSLREVSQALSRSDVLRDPELRQAWQATRIQEALVLCLDVLGAHPPACPRDAAVQAGVAEAVAKIAEACALPWTAEALARAVGVSERALQRGFQARFGLSVHGHLHSVRLAYAAARLDGGASVTRAASDAGFSSQSHFAKAFRQQYGFAPRSWRQRAYSNG, translated from the coding sequence ATGTCGCACGCCTCCCTCTTGCCGCGTCGTTACGATGCCCCCCGTCAGGCGCACGAGTGGTGGCGAGCGACCCTCCCGACAGTGCCGTCCACCGTCCATTGGGAGGCGGTACTGGTCGGGGTGGAGCGCGTCGCCCCGGATGTCAGCCTGGTCCGGATCGACGGCACGCCGGCACAGGATCTCTACATTCCCTCTCCCGGCACGGCACTCCTGGGACTGCAGATTTGCCTGCAGGGCGCCTTCGAGGTGCGGCTGGGTGCCTTGCCACCCCGTCGGGTGCACGCGGGGCAAGCCTATCTCTTCCAGTACTTCGAGCCTGCGGATGGGTTGTGGTGCTTGCCTGCCGGCAGCCCGCTGCGGATGGTGGACATCCGCCTTGCGCCGGACGCCCTGACGCGCTGGGGAAGGAGCGACCTCGCTCACAAGCTGCACACTGTGTTTGGGCAGGGGGAAAGGACAGAGGCGGCGGCAGCCTGCCTGCCGGCAGGACCATCGCTGCGCGAGGTTTCGCAGGCGCTGTCGCGAAGCGACGTTTTGCGGGATCCCGAGCTGCGCCAGGCCTGGCAGGCGACACGAATCCAGGAAGCCTTGGTGCTGTGCCTGGATGTGCTCGGCGCGCACCCGCCTGCCTGCCCGAGGGATGCCGCAGTGCAGGCAGGCGTGGCCGAGGCGGTGGCGAAGATCGCTGAGGCGTGCGCGTTGCCGTGGACCGCCGAGGCGCTCGCCCGGGCCGTGGGTGTCTCCGAACGCGCACTCCAGCGCGGGTTTCAGGCGCGCTTCGGGCTCTCGGTGCACGGCCACTTGCACAGTGTACGGCTGGCCTATGCCGCGGCCAGGCTGGACGGCGGCGCATCGGTGACGCGAGCCGCCAGTGATGCGGGGTTTTCCAGCCAAAGTCATTTCGCCAAGGCGTTTCGCCAGCAGTATGGCTTTGCGCCGCGGTCGTGGCGCCAGCGGGCTTATTCGAACGGCTGA